A single genomic interval of Rosistilla ulvae harbors:
- a CDS encoding efflux RND transporter permease subunit, translating into MLNSIIDASLNNRFIVMLLSLVILGMGAFAAMTIPLDAVPDLTNVQVQVLTNSPALGPVEVEQFITFPVENAMSGIPRITEIRSISRFGLSAVTVAFEDGTDIYWARNLINERLLQARENIPPGMGTPSLGPIATGMSEIYQFEVRADPGSEQSLSDLRTILDWQIAFQLRSVPGVIEVNTFGGELKTYEVQIDPDKLKNYGVSLSDVFTALEENNGNSGGGYIAHDAEQRLIRGEGLIQSLDDIRLIVLDSRDGVPIRISDVARVDFAPMLRQGAVTRDGDREAVIGMVMMLMGGNSRQVVADVKEKIAEIKKTLPPGVTIDTFYDRTELVAKTIHTVAENIGVGVFLVIMMLFILLGDVRAGLIVAAAIPLSAMCALIAMRYVGVSANLMSLGAVDFGVIVDGAVVMIENCVRRAMQYQKKHGGDRVPESVFRESAKEVAKPILFAGIIVIIVFIPILSLQGMEGKMFRPMAFTFMTALSAALVLSVTVMPVLASLFLARRVKAGETFLVRWIKQAYQPMLAFAMRRPALMMGGSVVAFAISVVLASGFGVEFVPKLDEGDIAIQATRLPSVSLETSIEMTKAIERCLLKFPQVETVVSKTGRPEIANDPMGVYQTDLFIRLRTDPHEGDSLPKPQLIEAMQKALEVEVPGNAFSFTQPIELRVQELVAGVRSDIGLSLYGDDLDVLKAKGDEIVKALNQVPGSADVAAQQIAGLSYMRVKLRRDALARYGINGRDVLDAIATVGGMQVGQVFEGQRRFPLQVRLQPEWRVNTERLAELRIDDPSGKPIPLAQLAEIIMEDGPVEISRDAIRRRLLVQCNVRGRDLAGFVAEAQAVVDREVKLPSGYMLRWGGQFENLQQASKRLAIAVPVALFLIFSLLYMTFNSTKLALLIYLNVPIAATGGILALWLRDMPFSISAGVGFIALFGIAVMNGVVLIEHIRHLRHSGDSQRDAVVHGAMDRLRPVLMTASCGALGFIPMAISASSGAEVQRPLATVVIGGLITSTMLTLLVLPTIYRWFEPKEQGDESRSSELSPE; encoded by the coding sequence ATGTTAAATTCCATCATTGATGCTTCGTTGAATAACCGCTTTATCGTCATGCTGTTGTCGTTGGTCATCCTGGGGATGGGGGCGTTCGCAGCGATGACGATCCCGTTGGACGCGGTTCCCGATCTCACCAACGTGCAGGTCCAAGTGCTAACGAATTCGCCTGCCCTGGGGCCGGTGGAGGTTGAACAATTCATCACGTTCCCGGTCGAGAACGCGATGAGTGGTATCCCGCGGATCACCGAGATTCGTTCGATCAGCCGATTCGGATTGTCCGCCGTTACGGTCGCCTTTGAAGATGGGACCGACATTTATTGGGCTCGGAATCTGATCAACGAACGCTTGCTGCAGGCGCGCGAAAACATACCGCCGGGGATGGGGACGCCTTCGCTGGGCCCGATCGCGACGGGGATGAGCGAGATCTACCAATTCGAAGTTCGTGCCGATCCGGGCAGCGAACAGAGCCTGTCGGATCTGCGAACGATCCTCGATTGGCAGATTGCGTTTCAGCTGCGCAGCGTTCCGGGGGTGATCGAGGTGAATACGTTTGGCGGCGAGCTGAAAACTTATGAGGTGCAAATCGATCCCGACAAGCTGAAGAACTATGGCGTTTCGTTGAGCGACGTGTTCACCGCCTTGGAGGAGAACAACGGCAACTCGGGAGGCGGCTACATCGCGCACGATGCGGAGCAGCGTCTGATCCGTGGCGAGGGATTGATTCAATCGCTGGACGATATCCGTTTGATCGTGTTGGACAGTCGCGATGGCGTGCCGATCCGGATCTCCGACGTTGCCAGAGTGGATTTCGCGCCGATGTTGCGTCAAGGTGCGGTCACGCGCGACGGCGACCGCGAAGCTGTCATCGGAATGGTGATGATGTTGATGGGAGGTAATTCGCGCCAAGTGGTTGCCGATGTCAAGGAAAAGATCGCGGAGATCAAAAAGACACTTCCGCCGGGGGTGACGATCGATACGTTTTACGACCGCACCGAATTGGTCGCCAAGACGATCCATACCGTCGCGGAGAACATCGGTGTGGGCGTGTTCCTGGTGATCATGATGCTGTTCATTCTGCTGGGCGATGTCCGCGCGGGATTGATCGTCGCCGCTGCGATTCCGTTGTCGGCAATGTGCGCGTTGATCGCCATGCGATACGTCGGCGTTTCGGCAAACCTGATGAGTCTTGGTGCAGTCGACTTTGGCGTGATCGTCGACGGGGCGGTGGTAATGATTGAAAACTGCGTCCGCCGGGCGATGCAGTACCAAAAGAAACATGGTGGCGATCGCGTGCCCGAAAGCGTGTTTCGCGAATCGGCGAAAGAGGTCGCCAAGCCGATTTTGTTTGCTGGCATCATCGTGATCATCGTGTTCATTCCAATCCTCAGTCTGCAGGGGATGGAAGGGAAGATGTTCCGGCCGATGGCGTTCACTTTTATGACTGCACTCTCGGCGGCGTTGGTCTTGTCGGTAACGGTGATGCCCGTTCTGGCATCGCTGTTTTTGGCTCGCCGCGTGAAGGCAGGGGAGACGTTTTTGGTTCGCTGGATCAAACAGGCGTACCAACCGATGCTGGCGTTTGCGATGCGAAGGCCTGCGTTGATGATGGGGGGATCGGTGGTCGCGTTTGCGATCAGCGTGGTTTTGGCGTCGGGGTTCGGCGTCGAATTTGTGCCCAAGTTGGACGAAGGGGACATCGCGATTCAAGCGACTCGTTTGCCGAGCGTTTCGTTAGAGACCTCGATCGAAATGACCAAGGCGATCGAACGCTGCTTGTTGAAGTTCCCGCAAGTCGAGACGGTGGTTTCCAAAACAGGACGACCGGAAATTGCTAACGATCCAATGGGTGTTTACCAAACCGACCTGTTTATTCGCTTGCGGACCGATCCGCACGAGGGAGATTCGCTGCCCAAGCCGCAATTGATCGAAGCGATGCAAAAGGCGTTGGAGGTAGAGGTGCCCGGAAACGCCTTCAGCTTCACGCAACCGATTGAATTGCGTGTGCAAGAGTTGGTGGCGGGCGTTCGTTCGGACATCGGCCTAAGTTTGTATGGCGATGATTTGGATGTTTTGAAAGCCAAGGGAGATGAGATCGTCAAGGCGCTCAATCAGGTGCCGGGTTCGGCGGACGTCGCGGCTCAGCAGATTGCTGGGTTGTCGTATATGCGAGTGAAGCTGCGACGCGATGCGTTGGCGCGGTATGGGATCAATGGACGGGACGTCCTGGATGCGATTGCCACGGTCGGCGGAATGCAGGTCGGACAGGTCTTTGAAGGACAGCGGCGGTTTCCATTGCAGGTGCGGTTACAGCCCGAGTGGCGCGTCAATACCGAACGCTTGGCCGAGTTGAGGATCGATGACCCCAGCGGGAAACCGATTCCGCTTGCTCAATTGGCCGAGATCATCATGGAAGATGGACCGGTGGAAATCAGTCGCGATGCGATCCGTCGGCGTTTGCTGGTGCAGTGCAACGTTCGCGGCCGCGACTTGGCCGGCTTCGTTGCCGAAGCCCAAGCGGTGGTGGATCGGGAGGTCAAACTGCCCAGCGGCTATATGCTGCGTTGGGGCGGCCAGTTCGAGAACTTGCAGCAAGCGAGCAAGCGGTTGGCGATCGCCGTGCCGGTGGCGTTGTTCTTGATCTTCTCGCTGCTGTACATGACGTTCAATTCAACCAAGTTGGCACTGCTGATCTATTTGAACGTGCCGATCGCGGCGACCGGCGGCATCCTGGCGTTATGGTTGCGGGACATGCCGTTTTCGATCTCGGCCGGCGTCGGCTTTATCGCGTTGTTTGGAATCGCGGTGATGAATGGCGTGGTCTTGATCGAACATATTCGGCATCTGCGACACAGTGGAGACTCGCAGCGCGACGCCGTCGTCCATGGAGCGATGGACCGGTTGAGACCTGTGTTGATGACAGCATCCTGCGGCGCGCTGGGGTTCATTCCGATGGCAATCTCCGCCAGTTCGGGTGCCGAGGTCCAGCGGCCGCTGGCAACAGTGGTCATTGGCGGATTGATCACCTCCACCATGTTGACCTTGTTGGTGCTGCCAACGATCTATCGATGGTTCGAGCCAAAAGAACAGGGTGATGAATCGAGGAGCAGCGAATTGTCTCCCGAGTGA
- a CDS encoding potassium channel family protein: MKSPLARIRYGAIILVSIVWGAVIGFRFLGDYDWIGAIWMVVITISTVGYGEHSSMEPELKLFTVLVILLGMSAAVYTFGGLFQLMLAGELERAIGRQRMTKDLNRMSDHIIVCGYGRMGQNLASELASQGETLVVIDLDPDVIQENSSAEMVCWQGDATEEATLEAVGIARAKTLVISLPNDAESVFITLTARNLNPDLQIIARAEKQSTGKKLRQAGATKVVMPTVVGARQMARLITRPSTADLMERVSETAFVELELDELLIAEECPLVGMTVGQTDAHRLHKLLVIAIKKSDESLIFNPDAGYVFQSHDIIMIMGHGEDIARFRETFRIC; this comes from the coding sequence ATGAAATCACCACTCGCGCGAATTCGATACGGTGCGATCATTCTGGTGTCGATCGTGTGGGGGGCCGTGATCGGGTTCCGGTTTTTGGGTGACTACGACTGGATCGGAGCAATCTGGATGGTTGTGATCACGATCTCGACTGTCGGTTACGGCGAACATAGCAGCATGGAGCCGGAGCTGAAGTTGTTCACCGTGCTTGTGATCTTGTTGGGTATGTCGGCCGCGGTTTACACCTTTGGTGGCTTGTTTCAGTTGATGTTGGCTGGGGAATTGGAACGTGCAATTGGGCGACAACGCATGACAAAAGATCTGAACAGAATGAGTGACCACATTATCGTTTGTGGCTACGGACGGATGGGGCAGAACTTGGCGAGCGAGTTGGCGAGTCAGGGAGAGACGTTGGTCGTGATCGACTTGGATCCCGATGTGATCCAAGAAAACAGTTCGGCCGAGATGGTCTGTTGGCAGGGGGACGCTACCGAAGAGGCAACGTTGGAAGCGGTTGGCATCGCGCGAGCGAAGACGCTTGTGATCTCGTTGCCCAACGATGCCGAGAGCGTCTTTATCACGCTGACCGCTCGGAATCTGAATCCTGATTTGCAGATCATCGCGCGTGCGGAGAAACAGAGCACGGGGAAGAAGTTGCGGCAGGCGGGAGCTACCAAAGTTGTGATGCCAACGGTCGTGGGAGCGCGGCAGATGGCTCGCTTGATCACGCGTCCATCGACCGCTGATCTGATGGAGCGTGTCTCCGAAACCGCGTTCGTCGAATTGGAACTCGACGAACTGTTGATTGCGGAAGAATGTCCTCTCGTTGGGATGACTGTTGGGCAGACCGATGCGCATCGACTGCACAAGCTGCTGGTCATCGCGATCAAGAAATCGGACGAGAGCTTGATCTTTAATCCCGACGCAGGATACGTCTTTCAGTCGCACGACATCATCATGATTATGGGGCACGGCGAGGATATCGCCAGGTTTCGAGAGACGTTCCGGATTTGCTAA
- a CDS encoding response regulator has product MTAAPFNVLVVDDEPGIRIGLARGLFGEADLVATAADANEALELFGKETFHFVIIDFNLRSGLSGLELLQQFHKLQPGADAIVITAYGSVDVAVQAMRAGALDFVPKPLDLNDVRQRVRSARMKHRLESESNRVPKAPGDGPPNEVDGDVGEQLPSPSLLQASRGLSAASGPLPNSLAEAVQECERMTINRALQACGRHREKTAKALKISVRTLHYKMGRYSLH; this is encoded by the coding sequence ATGACCGCCGCACCATTCAACGTGTTGGTCGTCGACGACGAACCGGGGATTCGCATCGGGTTAGCCAGAGGACTGTTTGGGGAAGCCGACTTGGTCGCTACGGCGGCGGATGCCAACGAGGCGCTGGAACTGTTTGGCAAAGAAACGTTTCACTTTGTGATCATCGATTTCAATTTGAGGTCCGGCCTTTCGGGGCTCGAACTGTTGCAGCAATTTCATAAGTTGCAGCCCGGTGCCGACGCGATCGTGATCACTGCTTATGGATCGGTCGATGTTGCGGTGCAGGCGATGCGAGCTGGCGCGTTGGACTTCGTTCCCAAACCATTGGATTTGAACGATGTGCGACAGCGGGTGCGGAGCGCTCGCATGAAACATCGATTGGAATCGGAAAGCAATCGGGTGCCGAAGGCTCCGGGCGATGGGCCTCCAAACGAAGTCGACGGCGATGTTGGCGAGCAGCTTCCGTCGCCAAGTCTGCTGCAAGCTTCGCGTGGTTTGTCCGCCGCGTCGGGGCCGTTGCCTAATTCGCTCGCCGAAGCGGTTCAGGAGTGTGAGCGGATGACGATTAATCGGGCGTTACAGGCCTGTGGTCGCCACCGCGAGAAGACAGCCAAGGCGCTGAAGATCAGCGTCAGGACATTGCACTACAAAATGGGACGCTACTCGCTGCATTGA
- a CDS encoding alpha/beta hydrolase, whose product MKNLTAILAVAGLLMFQAGSSWSSEPPADELPVIRQLDDYLRSDANALVELTSQDFATTPLTRQQCVAAERSLWSAYRNQIRPERTKEHAANVVQVDGISMKYRKRRYGEPPAGGYSLVISMHGGGGTTARVNDQQWQNQIGLYTLEQGIYVAPRASTDAWNMWHLPHIDPLFTRLIENMVLLENVNPDRVYLTGYSAGGDGVYQLAPRMADQFAAAAMMAGHPNETNPLGLRNLPFTLHMGERDAAYQRNEHAARWKRELATLRENDPEGYRHWVEIHAEKGHWMDRQDVSGMKWMMQFTRNVLPQRVVWLQDDVLHRRFYWLAVPDGTAKQGSKIIASRNGNTFTIEASDVDRFALLLRDDFVDLNSPTEVIYEGRTIFSGPAKRTIASLWSSIVDRGDPAATFSCRVPIALTDEE is encoded by the coding sequence ATGAAAAACTTGACGGCGATCCTAGCTGTGGCTGGCCTGCTGATGTTCCAGGCGGGCAGCAGCTGGTCGTCCGAACCACCAGCGGACGAACTGCCGGTCATTCGTCAACTCGATGACTACTTGAGATCTGACGCAAACGCGTTGGTTGAACTCACATCGCAAGACTTCGCCACCACGCCGCTGACACGGCAACAATGTGTCGCGGCGGAACGAAGCCTGTGGTCCGCCTATCGGAATCAAATTCGCCCCGAGCGAACCAAAGAACACGCTGCGAATGTCGTTCAGGTCGACGGCATATCGATGAAATATCGGAAACGCCGTTATGGAGAACCGCCCGCCGGCGGATACAGCCTCGTGATCTCGATGCACGGCGGCGGTGGAACGACGGCTCGCGTGAACGATCAACAGTGGCAAAACCAGATCGGTTTGTACACTCTGGAGCAAGGGATCTACGTCGCTCCCCGAGCGTCCACCGATGCCTGGAACATGTGGCACCTGCCGCATATCGATCCATTGTTCACGCGTTTGATCGAGAACATGGTGCTGCTGGAAAACGTGAATCCCGACCGCGTCTACCTCACCGGTTATTCGGCCGGCGGCGACGGCGTCTACCAACTCGCACCGCGAATGGCCGACCAGTTCGCCGCGGCTGCGATGATGGCCGGGCACCCCAACGAAACGAACCCACTGGGGCTGCGAAACCTGCCATTCACGTTACACATGGGCGAGCGTGACGCGGCGTATCAGCGGAACGAACATGCGGCGAGATGGAAACGGGAACTGGCGACGCTGCGTGAAAACGATCCAGAGGGCTATCGCCATTGGGTTGAAATCCATGCCGAAAAAGGGCACTGGATGGACCGCCAAGATGTTTCGGGGATGAAGTGGATGATGCAATTCACTCGAAACGTGTTGCCACAGAGAGTGGTTTGGTTGCAAGACGATGTTCTGCATCGACGGTTCTACTGGCTGGCCGTTCCCGACGGCACTGCCAAACAGGGCAGCAAAATCATCGCGTCGCGAAACGGTAACACCTTCACGATCGAAGCATCCGACGTCGACCGATTTGCACTTCTGCTGCGCGACGATTTCGTCGACTTGAATTCACCGACCGAGGTCATCTACGAAGGCCGCACAATTTTCTCGGGACCTGCAAAACGAACGATCGCGTCGCTGTGGAGTTCGATCGTCGATCGCGGCGATCCCGCGGCGACGTTCAGCTGCCGCGTTCCGATTGCGCTGACAGACGAAGAGTAA
- a CDS encoding LssY C-terminal domain-containing protein, whose translation MIVASLFLWLAVAYLAAPWAWELYIRRHPDLDDQPRITRTSDGHPGDPLNVELIGSEAQLQQIMKAADWYSAAALGLKSDLKIAADTVLSRPDDAAPVSSLYLFGRKEDLAFEQPVGDNPRHRHHVRLWKTDEVNPEGRPKWLGSAVYDKRVGLSHTTGQITHVTAADIDAERDYLFQCLEQTGQLAEHSIEPNFHQQHDGYNGGGDPWHTDGSLYIGVIRATEP comes from the coding sequence GTGATTGTCGCCTCTCTATTTTTATGGCTTGCCGTCGCCTATTTGGCCGCACCTTGGGCCTGGGAACTCTACATTCGGCGGCATCCAGACCTAGACGACCAACCGCGGATCACACGAACCAGCGACGGCCATCCCGGCGACCCACTGAATGTTGAACTGATCGGCAGCGAAGCTCAGCTACAGCAGATCATGAAGGCCGCCGATTGGTATTCGGCCGCCGCGTTGGGTCTGAAAAGTGACCTCAAGATCGCAGCGGACACCGTCCTGTCGCGACCCGACGATGCCGCTCCGGTCAGCAGCCTGTATCTGTTTGGCCGCAAGGAAGACCTGGCCTTCGAACAACCGGTCGGTGACAACCCACGGCATCGACATCATGTTCGATTATGGAAAACGGACGAAGTGAATCCCGAGGGTCGGCCCAAATGGCTAGGCTCGGCGGTCTATGACAAACGCGTGGGGCTGAGCCATACAACCGGTCAGATCACGCACGTCACCGCGGCCGACATCGATGCCGAACGCGACTACTTATTTCAATGCCTCGAACAGACCGGACAACTGGCCGAGCATTCGATCGAACCCAATTTCCATCAACAACACGATGGATACAACGGCGGCGGCGATCCCTGGCACACCGACGGCAGCCTTTACATCGGCGTGATCCGAGCAACGGAACCGTAA